Proteins from a genomic interval of Stenotrophomonas maltophilia R551-3:
- a CDS encoding dihydrolipoamide acetyltransferase family protein: MSQTKNFNLPDLGEGLPDATIVEWFVKEGDVIKLDEPLVSMETAKAVVEVPSPFSGTVLKLSGAAGDIIPTGSVLASFALDPNLPQRADGQDTGHSHGHAAPAAAPTPPPLPAAAAPVAAEAAKPAAAERDDAGTVVGAMQSSNAVHAEQALAVGGVKAVPAVRATARKLGVDLSRVRATGADGAVTMADVKQAAADGSAKIGAAPAPAAAAAYAAPAPAQVSAPVQSEARTPLSAAGKPMRTQPPGVVAKGQPEPLKGVRRNMARVMADAHSKVVPTTLNDDADIHAWLPGNDVTARLVRSIVVAAQKVPAMNAWFDGEALTRTLHAQVDIGIAVDTDDGLFVPALRNADMLDARGIREGVNRLREQVESRSIAASELSGYTISLSNFGMFAGRYATPVVVPPCVAIVGAGRARHQMTPVMGGVEAHKVIPLSVTFDHRAATGGEAARFLRAMMDDLALAS, encoded by the coding sequence ATGAGCCAGACCAAGAACTTCAACCTGCCCGACCTGGGCGAAGGCCTGCCGGACGCGACCATCGTCGAGTGGTTCGTCAAGGAAGGCGATGTGATCAAGCTGGACGAGCCACTGGTCTCGATGGAGACCGCCAAGGCCGTCGTCGAAGTGCCGTCGCCGTTCTCCGGCACGGTGCTGAAGCTGTCCGGCGCTGCCGGCGACATCATCCCGACCGGTTCGGTGCTGGCCAGCTTCGCGCTGGACCCGAACCTGCCGCAGCGTGCCGATGGCCAGGACACCGGCCACAGCCACGGTCATGCAGCGCCGGCCGCTGCACCGACCCCGCCGCCGCTGCCGGCCGCTGCCGCACCGGTGGCCGCCGAAGCCGCCAAGCCCGCCGCCGCCGAACGTGATGACGCCGGTACCGTGGTCGGCGCGATGCAGAGCTCCAACGCCGTGCACGCCGAACAGGCGCTGGCCGTCGGTGGCGTCAAGGCCGTACCGGCCGTGCGTGCCACCGCGCGCAAGCTGGGCGTGGACCTGTCCCGCGTACGCGCCACCGGCGCCGATGGCGCGGTGACCATGGCCGACGTCAAGCAGGCGGCTGCGGATGGCAGCGCAAAGATCGGTGCCGCTCCGGCGCCGGCCGCTGCTGCCGCCTACGCCGCGCCGGCACCGGCGCAGGTGTCTGCCCCGGTGCAGAGCGAAGCGCGCACCCCGCTGTCCGCCGCCGGCAAGCCGATGCGCACCCAGCCGCCGGGCGTGGTCGCCAAGGGCCAGCCGGAACCGCTGAAGGGCGTGCGCCGCAACATGGCGCGGGTGATGGCCGATGCGCACAGCAAGGTCGTGCCGACCACGCTGAACGACGACGCCGACATCCACGCCTGGCTGCCGGGCAACGACGTCACCGCGCGCCTGGTGCGTTCGATCGTGGTCGCCGCACAGAAGGTGCCGGCGATGAACGCCTGGTTCGACGGTGAAGCACTGACCCGCACCCTGCACGCCCAGGTCGACATCGGCATTGCCGTGGACACCGACGACGGCCTGTTTGTGCCGGCCCTGCGCAATGCCGACATGCTCGACGCACGCGGCATCCGCGAAGGCGTCAACCGCCTGCGCGAGCAGGTGGAATCGCGTTCGATCGCCGCCTCGGAACTGAGCGGCTACACCATCTCGCTGTCCAACTTCGGCATGTTCGCCGGCCGCTACGCGACCCCGGTCGTGGTGCCGCCATGCGTGGCCATCGTCGGTGCCGGCCGTGCCCGCCACCAGATGACCCCGGTGATGGGCGGCGTGGAAGCGCACAAGGTAATCCCGCTGTCGGTCACCTTCGACCACCGCGCGGCCACGGGTGGTGAAGCGGCACGCTTCCTGCGCGCGATGATGGACGATTTGGCGCTGGCCAGCTGA
- a CDS encoding VOC family protein, whose protein sequence is MFTPSTLLQYVRDVAASATFYRGILGKPPVEQSPGFALFLLGDGAALGLWQRDDVQPPVSAQAGAAELAMLVADPEAVQQMHDAWQALGVRILQAPVTLEFGHTFVGADPDGHRLRVYSRAEGMVARN, encoded by the coding sequence ATGTTCACGCCCAGCACCCTGCTGCAGTACGTGCGCGACGTCGCCGCCAGCGCCACGTTCTACCGCGGTATTCTCGGCAAGCCACCGGTCGAGCAGTCGCCCGGTTTCGCCCTGTTTCTGCTCGGCGATGGCGCCGCACTGGGCCTGTGGCAACGCGATGACGTGCAGCCGCCGGTGTCCGCGCAGGCCGGTGCCGCCGAACTGGCGATGCTGGTCGCCGACCCGGAGGCCGTGCAGCAGATGCACGATGCGTGGCAAGCGCTCGGCGTGCGGATTCTGCAGGCACCGGTGACCTTGGAATTCGGCCACACTTTTGTCGGGGCAGACCCGGATGGCCACCGTCTGCGTGTGTACAGCCGTGCCGAGGGCATGGTCGCGCGGAACTGA
- a CDS encoding helix-turn-helix transcriptional regulator, which yields MSRALRLTQLLQLLRRHRRPVAGQVLAEALGISLRTLYRDIETLREQGADLRGEAGIGYQLAPSDTLPPMTLPPAEIDALVLGLRWVAARTEPALAEAARDALARIAHVLPAARREALRDSGLRVGPSRAATKVPAARLQAVREAVSAQRRLQFGYQDAQGQRTERIVWPFALGYFDEVPMLAAWCESREDFRHFRLDRIRQVRALEDHYPVPRATLLRRWQKAQGIAPDWLDRS from the coding sequence ATGTCGCGTGCGCTGCGCCTGACCCAGCTGCTGCAGTTGCTGCGCCGCCATCGGCGGCCGGTGGCCGGGCAGGTGCTGGCCGAAGCCCTGGGCATCAGCCTGCGTACGCTGTACCGCGATATCGAGACCCTGCGCGAGCAGGGCGCTGACCTGCGCGGGGAAGCCGGCATCGGCTACCAGCTGGCGCCGAGCGATACCCTGCCGCCGATGACCCTGCCGCCCGCCGAGATCGATGCACTGGTGCTTGGCCTGCGCTGGGTTGCGGCGCGCACTGAGCCTGCGCTGGCCGAGGCCGCACGCGATGCCCTGGCGCGCATCGCGCATGTGTTGCCTGCCGCGCGGCGCGAAGCGCTGCGTGATAGCGGCCTGCGCGTTGGCCCTTCGCGTGCGGCGACCAAGGTTCCTGCTGCGCGCCTGCAGGCTGTGCGTGAGGCGGTGAGTGCACAACGACGACTGCAGTTCGGCTACCAGGATGCGCAGGGCCAACGTACCGAGCGCATCGTCTGGCCGTTCGCGCTGGGCTACTTCGATGAAGTGCCGATGCTGGCGGCGTGGTGCGAGAGCCGAGAGGACTTCCGCCATTTCCGCCTGGACCGCATCCGCCAGGTGCGTGCACTGGAAGATCACTACCCCGTGCCGCGCGCCACCCTGCTGCGGCGCTGGCAGAAGGCGCAGGGCATCGCCCCAGACTGGCTGGACCGTTCGTAG
- a CDS encoding NAD-dependent dehydratase, with protein sequence MRVMLLGATGLVGGLTLRRLLDDPRCSAVVAPTRRPLGMTHGTLENPVLAFDALPAAAEWARVDAVICALGSTIAQAGSREAFHRIDHDYPLAFARLAQAQGAQTYVLNSAAGANPQSSIFYSRVKGELEHDLRALDFASLTLVRPGLIGGERNEVRRGERFALTVLGALGPVLPRAWRINPASEIAKALVEAALAPQPGEHVVASSALAG encoded by the coding sequence ATGCGCGTGATGTTGCTGGGGGCGACCGGGCTGGTGGGCGGGCTGACCCTGCGCAGGCTGCTGGACGACCCGCGCTGTAGTGCCGTGGTCGCTCCCACCCGCCGCCCGCTGGGCATGACCCACGGGACGCTTGAGAACCCGGTGCTGGCCTTCGATGCACTGCCCGCTGCAGCCGAGTGGGCGCGCGTGGACGCGGTCATCTGCGCGCTCGGCAGCACCATTGCCCAGGCCGGCAGCCGCGAGGCCTTCCATCGCATCGACCATGACTACCCGCTGGCGTTCGCCCGGCTGGCGCAGGCGCAGGGTGCGCAGACCTATGTGCTGAACTCCGCAGCCGGTGCCAACCCGCAGTCGTCGATCTTCTACAGCCGGGTGAAGGGTGAGCTGGAGCATGACCTGCGCGCGCTCGACTTCGCTTCGCTGACGCTGGTACGTCCAGGGTTGATTGGTGGCGAGCGTAACGAGGTGCGCCGCGGCGAGCGTTTCGCATTGACGGTACTCGGCGCACTGGGGCCAGTACTGCCACGGGCGTGGCGGATCAATCCGGCCAGCGAAATTGCCAAGGCACTGGTCGAGGCCGCACTCGCCCCGCAACCGGGTGAACACGTGGTGGCATCGAGCGCGCTGGCCGGCTGA
- a CDS encoding GGDEF domain-containing protein, translating into MTDQPDHRPAPGTALGPPARVRAVVDDGLGDRVVLQGGGGVALQQLFAGADAPEPLLAAFANGMATLPGELGDMGDRLQSAQASADWPRYGRAMRQLIDKYIRTIEQHSPDGQPESLRLSEQLRLLLGGAVVALLQHDPDLREQAQTLAMQLRQWQPGTALEPIEQGVRELGHQVGVRAESWQEQQALLLELFALLLENVSELLDDRSWLQGQIAAVRHLLDGPLEAEAVERTRAELREVIYKQGLLRQGIDDSKAAMRGLMGEFIERMDGMATSTGEYHDRIGSYALQLREARSIADLNQLLQEVMRDTGKVQQQAAQARDHLASARQEVERAEQRIAELEQELRAAGDLARIDPLTQALNRRGLDELLQRELARAARNNSPLGVAMIDLDDFHQTNDAHGHAGGDALLQHLVAVCKLLLRATDGIARLGGDEFVLVLPETQGADSMATVQRLQRSLAHRLLTVQDQRVPVHFSAGLAQWQPGDDTEALLRRADDALYAAKRQGKNRVQAG; encoded by the coding sequence ATGACGGACCAGCCCGACCACCGCCCTGCCCCCGGTACCGCCCTTGGGCCGCCGGCACGCGTGCGCGCGGTGGTCGATGACGGGCTGGGAGACCGCGTGGTGCTGCAGGGCGGCGGTGGCGTGGCCCTGCAGCAGCTGTTCGCCGGGGCCGATGCGCCGGAACCGCTGCTGGCCGCGTTCGCCAATGGCATGGCCACCCTGCCCGGCGAACTGGGCGATATGGGCGACCGCCTGCAGTCGGCGCAGGCCAGCGCCGATTGGCCGCGCTATGGGCGCGCGATGCGGCAGCTGATCGACAAGTACATCCGAACCATCGAACAGCATTCGCCGGATGGCCAACCCGAAAGCCTGCGCCTGTCCGAGCAGCTGCGGTTGCTGCTGGGTGGCGCGGTGGTGGCCCTGCTGCAGCACGACCCGGACCTGCGCGAGCAGGCGCAGACGCTGGCCATGCAGCTGCGCCAGTGGCAACCGGGCACGGCGCTGGAACCGATCGAACAGGGCGTGCGCGAGCTCGGCCACCAGGTCGGCGTGCGTGCCGAGAGCTGGCAGGAGCAGCAGGCGCTGCTGCTTGAGCTGTTCGCGCTGCTGCTGGAGAACGTCAGCGAACTGCTGGACGACCGCAGCTGGCTGCAGGGCCAGATCGCGGCGGTGCGCCATCTACTGGACGGACCGCTGGAAGCCGAAGCGGTGGAGCGCACCCGCGCCGAGCTGCGCGAAGTGATCTACAAGCAGGGCCTGCTGCGCCAGGGCATCGACGATTCGAAGGCGGCGATGCGCGGGCTGATGGGTGAGTTCATCGAGCGCATGGATGGCATGGCCACCAGCACCGGTGAGTACCACGACCGCATCGGCAGCTATGCACTGCAGCTGCGCGAGGCACGCAGCATCGCCGACCTCAACCAGCTGCTGCAGGAAGTGATGCGCGATACCGGCAAGGTGCAGCAGCAGGCCGCGCAGGCGCGCGATCATCTGGCCAGCGCGCGCCAGGAAGTGGAACGTGCCGAGCAGCGCATCGCCGAGCTTGAGCAGGAACTGCGCGCGGCCGGCGATCTGGCCCGCATCGATCCCCTGACCCAGGCACTGAACCGCCGCGGCCTGGACGAACTGCTGCAGCGTGAGCTGGCCCGCGCCGCGCGCAACAACTCGCCTTTGGGCGTGGCGATGATCGACCTGGATGATTTCCACCAGACCAACGATGCGCACGGCCATGCCGGTGGCGATGCACTGCTGCAGCACCTGGTGGCCGTGTGCAAGCTGCTGCTGCGCGCCACCGACGGCATCGCGCGGCTGGGTGGCGACGAGTTCGTGCTGGTACTGCCTGAAACCCAGGGTGCCGACAGCATGGCCACCGTGCAACGCCTGCAGCGCTCGCTGGCGCACCGCTTGTTGACCGTGCAGGACCAGCGCGTGCCGGTGCACTTCAGTGCCGGGCTGGCGCAATGGCAGCCTGGCGATGACACCGAAGCGCTGCTGCGGCGCGCCGATGACGCGCTGTATGCGGCCAAGCGGCAGGGCAAGAACCGGGTGCAGGCAGGGTAG